One segment of Dolichospermum sp. DET69 DNA contains the following:
- a CDS encoding ATP-binding cassette domain-containing protein → MTIDQVAHKNYHLSKLSQSNVNFIECCHLETGYISSLQRPILNNISCQINQGEFVALLGLNGAGKSTLLKSLVGLVPLIKGEIKINGVSVSDQNLSQIRRDVGMLFQGGGLIRQLSAIDNVLCGRLGARKTGQTLFGFPQRDRILALELLTQLGLKEQVYQKTGQLSGGQQQKVAIARALMQCPQILLADEPTTGLDVVASQQVMATLAQLHQQGLTIITVLHDLALATEYAQRAIILDNGKVIYDGKCENLQAQFSSAIN, encoded by the coding sequence ATGACTATTGATCAAGTAGCACATAAAAATTATCATTTATCCAAATTATCTCAAAGTAACGTGAATTTTATTGAATGTTGTCATTTAGAAACAGGTTATATTTCATCCTTACAGCGTCCTATATTAAATAATATTAGTTGCCAAATTAATCAAGGTGAATTTGTAGCGTTGTTAGGATTAAATGGGGCAGGTAAATCCACATTATTAAAATCCCTTGTTGGTTTAGTTCCCTTAATTAAGGGAGAAATTAAAATTAATGGTGTTTCTGTAAGTGATCAAAACTTATCCCAAATCCGTCGAGATGTAGGAATGTTATTTCAGGGAGGGGGATTAATTCGTCAATTATCAGCAATTGATAATGTTTTGTGTGGAAGATTGGGAGCTAGAAAGACGGGACAAACTTTATTCGGATTTCCACAACGCGATCGCATATTAGCTTTAGAATTACTAACACAATTAGGTTTAAAAGAACAGGTATATCAAAAAACTGGTCAATTAAGCGGTGGACAACAACAGAAAGTAGCGATCGCTAGAGCATTAATGCAATGTCCACAAATACTTTTAGCCGATGAACCCACCACAGGTTTAGATGTTGTAGCCTCACAACAAGTAATGGCAACTTTAGCCCAACTGCATCAACAAGGGTTAACTATTATTACCGTTTTACATGATTTAGCATTAGCTACAGAATACGCTCAAAGAGCGATTATTTTAGATAATGGCAAAGTAATTTATGATGGTAAATGTGAAAATTTACAAGCACAATTTTCATCAGCTATTAATTAA
- a CDS encoding hybrid sensor histidine kinase/response regulator, whose amino-acid sequence MTKDKELEIQMQFLEEATDYLNTLEGVLLEIDTNKRIDLEHINAAMRAAHSIKGGAAMMGFRVLSDLAHRLEDAFKVLKTQKDSLELDTHLQSLLLSSVDWLRQIVELLAKGNNLDNGWLRESCYPIFDELYQRLGEPTPEDITTLLSSEDDQEIIPLLFETEVEEYLQHLEARLKNSHKSGLSGELVMMATELSGLGEMLKLTAFTQLCKSVIYCLETSPDRSVEIANLALKAWRQSQTLVLSNHRDNLPTTIDFGEVIHDNFPHLLNKQDYLLNKSVISDFQLLENVELSPESADRVLASENLPIDYKYTERKSDINPLPLPKERENQENTVRVPSKHLEKINDLFGEVIIQRNGLNVQMERLRKLVRNLSQRVEILDQENQELRTAYAKMITHNHLPEESANHGNQETENNFLDQDSYQKLNLLSQNVMETIVQVAEVTSDIQLSVDDTDQIARKLNKTSKQLQRQLTQVRMRPFSDLVERFPRAIRDLNVEYGKNVQLKIEGGNTLIERGILEALNEPLMHLLRNAFDHGIEDPTTRQTQGKPAQGLIEMKAVYHSNRTIITVRDDGQGISLEKIRHQALKMGLDDSLLASASDEELLSLIFEPGFSTSEQVTALSGRGVGMDVVRNNLKLARGDVNVDTQAGVGTKFTLSVPFTLSVARVLLVESDRLVLAFFTDVIEEIFLLENEQIFSQDGKEFINWQNTQLPLLRLNSYFDFNCSRYNNLELETLPIINAISVLIIKHDHQQVAVQVERCWGEQEVAIRQVEGNIPLPSGFNNCTILGDGRVVPLVNTNDLVLWITTGERPHISNKLPTTRLQTAFLKPPKVPTVIQSSRQKGIILIVDDSINVRRYLALTLEKGGYQVEQAKDGQDALEKLESGLQVQAVICDIEMPRIDGYSFLERINNNAELRNIPVAMLTSRSSSKHRQLAMQLGAKAYFSKPYNEQELLRTLEEIIFQIAETTTSN is encoded by the coding sequence ATGACGAAAGATAAAGAATTGGAAATCCAGATGCAATTTCTGGAAGAAGCAACTGATTATCTCAATACTTTAGAGGGGGTATTACTGGAAATTGACACCAATAAACGTATTGACTTAGAACATATTAATGCTGCAATGCGAGCCGCTCATTCTATTAAGGGTGGAGCAGCTATGATGGGATTTCGGGTATTAAGTGATTTAGCTCATAGGTTGGAAGATGCTTTTAAAGTTTTAAAGACTCAAAAGGATTCCTTAGAACTTGATACTCATTTACAAAGTTTATTACTATCTAGTGTTGATTGGCTCCGACAAATTGTTGAGTTACTTGCCAAGGGGAATAATCTGGATAATGGTTGGTTGAGAGAATCTTGTTACCCAATTTTTGATGAACTTTATCAGCGTTTAGGTGAACCAACTCCAGAGGATATTACAACTTTACTATCATCAGAAGATGATCAAGAAATTATCCCTTTATTATTTGAAACTGAAGTTGAAGAGTATTTACAACATCTAGAAGCTCGATTAAAGAATAGTCATAAATCGGGATTAAGCGGAGAATTGGTAATGATGGCAACTGAGTTAAGTGGGTTAGGAGAAATGCTGAAATTAACAGCATTTACTCAACTATGTAAATCAGTTATTTATTGCTTAGAAACTTCTCCTGATCGTTCTGTAGAGATTGCCAATTTAGCATTAAAAGCATGGCGGCAATCGCAAACTTTAGTATTAAGTAATCACCGAGATAATTTACCAACAACAATTGATTTTGGTGAAGTTATTCATGATAATTTTCCTCATCTATTAAATAAGCAAGATTATTTATTGAATAAATCAGTTATTTCTGATTTTCAATTATTAGAAAATGTTGAATTATCTCCCGAAAGTGCTGATAGAGTATTAGCTTCAGAAAATCTCCCAATAGATTATAAATATACTGAACGCAAAAGTGATATTAATCCACTTCCTCTTCCTAAAGAAAGAGAAAATCAGGAAAATACAGTTAGGGTTCCTAGTAAACATTTAGAGAAAATTAATGATTTATTTGGAGAAGTCATTATTCAACGCAATGGGTTAAATGTGCAAATGGAAAGATTACGTAAATTAGTACGTAATCTCAGTCAAAGAGTGGAAATTCTTGATCAAGAAAATCAAGAACTGCGGACAGCTTACGCAAAAATGATAACTCATAATCATTTGCCAGAGGAATCAGCCAATCATGGTAATCAAGAAACGGAAAATAATTTTTTAGACCAAGATAGCTATCAAAAATTAAACTTGTTATCTCAGAATGTGATGGAAACTATTGTCCAAGTTGCAGAAGTTACCAGTGATATTCAATTGAGTGTAGATGACACAGACCAAATAGCCCGAAAACTGAATAAAACTTCTAAACAATTACAAAGACAATTAACCCAGGTAAGGATGCGTCCTTTTTCTGATTTAGTGGAGCGTTTTCCTAGAGCTATTAGGGATTTGAATGTAGAGTATGGAAAAAATGTGCAGTTAAAAATTGAAGGTGGTAATACTTTAATTGAAAGAGGCATTTTGGAAGCTTTAAATGAGCCTTTAATGCACTTGTTACGTAATGCTTTTGATCATGGAATTGAAGATCCTACCACCCGTCAAACTCAAGGAAAACCAGCACAGGGGTTAATTGAAATGAAGGCAGTTTACCATAGTAATCGCACGATTATTACTGTCCGTGATGATGGTCAAGGTATTTCTTTAGAAAAAATTCGTCATCAGGCTTTAAAAATGGGTCTGGATGATTCTTTATTAGCGAGCGCTAGTGATGAGGAACTACTATCATTAATTTTTGAACCAGGGTTTAGTACCTCGGAACAGGTAACAGCTTTATCTGGTCGAGGGGTGGGAATGGATGTAGTGCGGAATAATCTCAAGTTAGCGCGAGGAGATGTGAATGTTGACACCCAAGCAGGAGTAGGGACAAAATTTACTTTATCAGTACCATTTACGTTATCAGTAGCGCGGGTTTTATTAGTAGAGAGCGATCGCTTGGTGTTAGCATTTTTTACAGACGTAATAGAGGAAATTTTCTTACTGGAAAATGAGCAAATATTCTCCCAAGACGGCAAAGAATTTATTAATTGGCAAAATACTCAATTACCATTACTACGTCTCAATAGTTACTTTGACTTTAATTGCTCTCGCTACAATAACCTAGAATTAGAAACTCTGCCGATAATTAATGCTATAAGTGTATTGATAATCAAACATGATCATCAACAGGTCGCAGTGCAAGTAGAACGCTGTTGGGGTGAGCAAGAAGTGGCTATTCGTCAAGTAGAAGGTAATATTCCCCTACCTAGCGGTTTTAATAATTGTACAATTCTTGGTGATGGTCGGGTAGTTCCCCTGGTTAATACTAACGATTTGGTGTTATGGATTACAACTGGTGAACGTCCTCACATTAGTAATAAGTTACCAACAACAAGATTACAAACCGCATTCCTAAAACCGCCAAAAGTACCCACTGTAATCCAATCTAGTCGCCAAAAAGGGATAATTTTGATTGTTGATGATTCAATTAATGTCCGGCGTTATTTAGCCCTAACTCTGGAAAAAGGTGGGTATCAAGTAGAACAGGCTAAAGATGGTCAAGATGCTTTAGAAAAGCTGGAAAGTGGTTTACAAGTCCAAGCGGTAATCTGTGATATTGAAATGCCCCGTATTGATGGTTATAGTTTTCTAGAGCGAATTAACAACAATGCAGAATTAAGAAATATTCCTGTAGCCATGTTAACTTCCCGTAGTAGTAGTAAACATCGTCAGTTAGCTATGCAATTAGGGGCAAAAGCTTATTTTTCTAAGCCGTACAATGAGCAAGAATTATTACGGACATTAGAAGAAATAATTTTCCAGATTGCAGAAACAACAACATCAAATTAA
- a CDS encoding alpha/beta hydrolase — translation MNLLFHNSRIKLTQGVMFWREVGSGIPIVFLHGAWNDGSEWVSTMELLAKNLHCFSPDLLGFGESANPNIHHSIDLQVECLADFLAALKLGKVYLVGHSLGGWIAASYALKYPEQIFGLILLAPEGVAAEGEKQYWQKRRSLFNCPPWIIKFLRLIHPLIKLIGWKKRIATNLELRKTLLQSSTACQLLFNRKQAEIAAELLEKHLPEIKVPCLILQGGQDTQIAISRSDTYARLIPNIQLNNIAHGEDNLSETCAGVVAEAIRDFSLLVLTMQNNK, via the coding sequence ATGAATCTTTTATTTCATAATTCCCGAATAAAACTGACTCAAGGGGTAATGTTTTGGCGTGAAGTTGGGTCAGGAATACCCATAGTGTTTCTACATGGTGCATGGAATGATGGTAGTGAATGGGTATCAACGATGGAATTATTAGCTAAAAATCTCCATTGCTTCTCACCAGATTTATTAGGTTTTGGTGAATCAGCAAATCCTAATATTCACCATTCTATAGATTTGCAAGTTGAATGTTTAGCTGATTTTTTAGCAGCTTTGAAATTAGGAAAAGTTTATTTAGTTGGTCATTCTCTAGGTGGTTGGATTGCGGCCAGTTATGCTTTAAAATATCCAGAGCAAATATTTGGTTTGATCCTATTAGCACCGGAGGGTGTAGCAGCGGAAGGAGAAAAACAGTATTGGCAAAAAAGACGAAGTTTATTTAATTGTCCACCATGGATAATTAAATTTTTACGTTTAATCCATCCTTTAATTAAATTGATTGGTTGGAAAAAAAGAATAGCTACGAATTTAGAGTTAAGAAAAACATTGTTACAATCTTCTACGGCTTGTCAATTACTTTTTAACCGGAAGCAAGCAGAAATAGCAGCAGAATTATTAGAAAAACACTTACCAGAAATTAAAGTTCCCTGTTTAATTTTACAAGGTGGTCAAGATACACAAATTGCTATATCAAGAAGTGATACTTATGCTCGACTAATCCCTAATATTCAGTTAAATAATATTGCTCATGGAGAAGATAATTTATCAGAAACTTGTGCTGGGGTTGTCGCTGAAGCTATTAGGGATTTTAGCCTTTTGGTACTTACTATGCAAAATAATAAATAA
- a CDS encoding NUDIX hydrolase gives MNILAFFTPMIQFTRSLWNFGQTVLGIIFRHPITGTSIIPILPDGQIVLVRRKDDGCWSLPGGMVDWGEDVPNAVRRELMEETGLEVVTIRRLVGVYSSPNRDPRIHSICIAVEVEVQGKMTIKDPLEVIEIAAFPPSSLPKPDMSHDHFRQLQDYLNGLTTLA, from the coding sequence TTGAATATTCTAGCTTTTTTTACACCAATGATTCAGTTCACTCGGAGCTTATGGAACTTTGGACAAACCGTATTGGGTATTATATTTCGTCATCCCATTACTGGTACAAGTATTATCCCCATTTTACCTGATGGTCAGATTGTCCTCGTTAGAAGAAAAGATGATGGCTGTTGGTCATTGCCTGGTGGTATGGTGGATTGGGGAGAAGATGTTCCTAATGCAGTTCGTCGAGAATTGATGGAGGAAACAGGGCTAGAAGTGGTCACAATTCGCCGTTTAGTAGGCGTTTACTCTTCACCAAACCGTGATCCTCGCATTCATTCTATCTGTATTGCTGTTGAAGTAGAAGTGCAAGGAAAAATGACGATAAAAGATCCTTTAGAAGTCATAGAAATTGCAGCTTTTCCTCCTAGTTCTCTACCCAAACCAGATATGTCTCACGACCATTTTCGTCAGTTACAAGACTACTTAAATGGCTTAACAACACTTGCTTAA
- a CDS encoding phosphate/phosphite/phosphonate ABC transporter substrate-binding protein, translating to MVVSKKSFWGVGGGLLALTGMALSGLGSMQIAIANPLKNQPAPRLVAQKMQPLTIVFPSRADSTDLQNKANNVAAFLSKELGIPVKAQVGDETAAVEALRANRADVAFLSSRPALKAEQLANSRLYLAEVRKNYSGRYTYNSIFVVPNNSQLKSKNSPKATLEQLRGKTIAFTSPTSGSGFIFPVSELVKQGFVPNRDRLDAFFSKVSYGGNYSKALDAVVRGQADVAVVSEYALFPPYLAAENRDKVRILHKISGVPAHGIVIDDDVPVIIREKLINALLKLNKSDNNQLLTSLYNSTELVRVDHDRHLKPVREALKNVGME from the coding sequence ATGGTAGTGAGTAAAAAAAGCTTTTGGGGTGTTGGTGGCGGATTGTTAGCCTTGACGGGAATGGCTTTGAGTGGTTTGGGTTCTATGCAAATAGCCATAGCTAACCCTTTAAAAAATCAACCAGCACCACGTTTAGTTGCTCAAAAAATGCAACCTTTAACTATAGTTTTTCCTAGTCGTGCTGATTCTACTGACTTGCAAAATAAAGCTAATAATGTAGCTGCTTTTTTATCCAAGGAGTTAGGGATACCTGTTAAAGCGCAGGTAGGTGATGAAACAGCGGCAGTAGAAGCATTAAGAGCAAATCGGGCTGATGTAGCGTTTTTAAGTAGCCGTCCAGCTTTAAAGGCTGAACAATTAGCAAATTCTCGGTTATATTTGGCTGAAGTTCGCAAAAATTACTCTGGTAGGTATACTTATAATTCTATTTTTGTTGTTCCCAATAATAGCCAATTAAAAAGTAAAAATTCTCCGAAAGCAACTTTAGAACAACTCAGAGGAAAAACTATTGCTTTTACTTCTCCTACCTCTGGTTCTGGGTTTATTTTTCCAGTGAGTGAGTTAGTAAAACAGGGTTTTGTGCCTAACCGCGATCGCTTAGATGCTTTCTTTAGTAAAGTTAGTTATGGGGGAAATTATAGCAAAGCTTTGGACGCTGTAGTTAGAGGTCAAGCTGATGTGGCTGTAGTATCAGAATATGCTCTTTTTCCTCCCTATCTTGCGGCTGAGAATAGAGATAAGGTGAGGATATTACATAAAATTTCTGGTGTTCCTGCTCATGGGATTGTGATTGATGATGATGTCCCAGTTATTATTAGAGAAAAGCTGATTAATGCTTTATTAAAGTTAAATAAATCAGACAATAATCAATTACTAACTAGTTTATATAATTCTACAGAATTGGTAAGAGTTGATCATGATCGTCATCTTAAACCAGTGCGAGAAGCTTTGAAAAACGTGGGAATGGAATAA
- the phnE gene encoding phosphonate ABC transporter, permease protein PhnE produces the protein MKNISKLQIFHRYPWFIPLLVFLLMIGIYIWALQGLKVDFKLLKDSLPFITDFISRLFPPDLRVLDIAIKGLIETVQMSVWGTSIGAVLSLPIAIASSSNVAPLWLRWIANLLQNAVRSVPSIILGLIFVAATGLGAPAGTLALSIYTVGYLAKFYQQAIESVDHRSLESLQVIGASKIQIAQYGILPQILPLGLGYTLWMFEYNIRAASVLGVVGAGGIGFQLKSYIDGFEYTKATTMMLVLLVVVTVIDWFSSKLRRYLESM, from the coding sequence ATGAAAAATATTTCTAAATTGCAAATTTTCCATCGTTATCCTTGGTTTATTCCTTTACTTGTCTTCCTATTAATGATCGGAATTTATATTTGGGCATTACAAGGATTAAAAGTTGATTTCAAATTATTAAAAGATAGTTTGCCTTTCATCACAGATTTTATTTCTCGGTTGTTTCCTCCCGATTTGCGAGTTTTAGATATTGCCATTAAAGGATTAATTGAAACTGTGCAGATGTCTGTCTGGGGAACATCCATAGGTGCAGTTTTATCATTACCAATTGCCATAGCTAGTTCTAGTAATGTTGCCCCTTTATGGTTAAGATGGATAGCAAACCTACTGCAAAACGCTGTTCGTTCAGTCCCTTCAATTATCTTAGGTTTAATATTTGTAGCTGCTACAGGTTTAGGCGCACCCGCTGGTACATTAGCACTATCAATATATACTGTTGGCTATCTTGCCAAATTTTATCAACAAGCAATAGAATCTGTAGATCATCGTTCTTTAGAATCTTTACAGGTAATTGGAGCATCAAAAATACAAATAGCCCAGTATGGGATATTACCACAAATATTACCTCTAGGATTAGGTTATACCCTGTGGATGTTTGAATATAACATTCGTGCTGCTTCAGTTTTAGGGGTAGTTGGTGCTGGAGGAATAGGTTTTCAATTAAAAAGCTATATAGATGGTTTTGAATATACTAAAGCCACAACCATGATGTTAGTGCTATTAGTAGTAGTTACAGTTATTGATTGGTTTAGTAGTAAGTTACGTCGGTATTTAGAGTCAATGTAG
- a CDS encoding bifunctional lysylphosphatidylglycerol flippase/synthetase MprF, whose product MNNQLKTHFALRSASALTALVGIVNLLSAVTPSLPARNHWLKQFLPFEIRQNGHIFAALTGFILLTLATNLLRRKKAAWLLTIGLLIISIISHLLKGWDYEESILCGILLCQLVFMRHVFTAKSDRPSIARGVRVLIGAVIFTLAYGTIGFYLLDHKFSHDFNLLTAILQTLAMFFTEDNWGLEPKTRFAIFFINSIYIIAASTISFALLMLLQPVFLRYPATLKDHQKAQEIVEQYGHSSLAAFTLLSDKNYYFSPSGQSIIAYVPKGRGAIALGDPIGPVTDREETIIGFQQFCLLNDWYPAFYQTLPDNIELYTSLGFKVIKIGEEAIIDLKTFTLQGKAGKNFRPSIHRLTKLGYQIQFYQPPISNDLLHKLKPVSDEWLKMLRSSEKRFSLGWFDEAYLRKYQIVVVYNSQGKIVAFANIVPGFGINEVTIDLMRYRPSIENGTMDFLFVSILQYFQNQGCEGFNFGLSALAGVGKTPESRRLERVLNYLYQHLNKFYNFKGLHAYKDKFRPRWESRYLVYPSLTALPDVVVALIRADSGDRLLDYFKPGT is encoded by the coding sequence ATGAATAATCAGTTAAAAACTCATTTTGCTTTGAGGAGTGCATCCGCTCTGACAGCTTTAGTTGGAATAGTAAATTTGTTATCAGCCGTTACACCTAGTTTACCTGCAAGAAATCACTGGTTAAAACAATTTCTCCCATTTGAAATTCGTCAAAATGGACATATTTTTGCAGCATTAACAGGATTTATTTTATTGACATTAGCTACTAACCTATTACGCAGAAAAAAAGCTGCTTGGTTATTAACTATTGGGTTATTAATTATTTCGATAATCAGTCATTTATTAAAAGGTTGGGACTATGAAGAAAGTATTTTATGTGGTATTTTATTATGTCAATTAGTTTTCATGCGTCATGTTTTCACAGCTAAATCAGATCGTCCTTCAATTGCCCGAGGTGTGCGGGTATTAATAGGTGCGGTGATATTTACTTTGGCTTATGGAACAATTGGATTTTATTTATTAGATCACAAATTTTCCCATGATTTTAATTTACTTACAGCCATACTGCAAACTCTAGCTATGTTCTTTACCGAGGACAATTGGGGATTAGAACCAAAAACTCGGTTTGCAATATTTTTTATCAATTCTATATATATAATCGCCGCTAGTACGATTAGTTTTGCATTATTAATGCTATTGCAACCCGTATTTCTCCGTTATCCTGCTACCTTGAAAGATCACCAAAAAGCTCAAGAAATTGTGGAACAATATGGACATTCTTCTTTAGCAGCTTTTACACTTTTAAGTGATAAAAATTATTATTTTAGTCCTTCTGGTCAGAGTATAATTGCTTATGTTCCTAAAGGTAGAGGTGCAATTGCGCTAGGAGATCCCATTGGACCAGTTACAGACAGAGAAGAAACAATAATTGGTTTCCAACAATTTTGTTTACTGAATGATTGGTATCCTGCTTTTTACCAAACTTTACCTGATAATATTGAACTTTACACATCTTTAGGATTTAAAGTAATTAAGATTGGGGAAGAAGCAATAATTGATTTAAAAACCTTTACTTTGCAAGGTAAAGCTGGTAAAAACTTTCGACCTTCAATCCATCGTTTAACTAAACTCGGATATCAGATTCAGTTCTACCAACCACCAATCAGTAATGACCTGTTACACAAATTAAAACCGGTCAGTGATGAATGGCTAAAAATGTTACGAAGTTCAGAAAAGCGGTTTTCTCTCGGTTGGTTTGATGAAGCTTATTTACGGAAGTACCAAATTGTTGTAGTATATAATTCTCAAGGTAAAATAGTTGCTTTTGCCAATATTGTCCCTGGATTCGGGATTAATGAAGTCACCATTGATTTAATGCGATATCGTCCGTCTATTGAAAATGGCACAATGGACTTTTTATTTGTTTCCATACTTCAGTATTTTCAAAACCAAGGTTGTGAAGGGTTCAATTTTGGACTATCTGCTCTAGCTGGAGTGGGAAAAACCCCAGAATCACGCCGATTAGAGCGAGTTTTAAACTATCTTTATCAGCATTTAAACAAATTTTATAACTTCAAGGGTTTACACGCCTATAAAGATAAATTTCGTCCCCGTTGGGAATCACGCTATTTAGTTTATCCCAGTTTAACTGCTTTACCTGATGTAGTTGTTGCATTAATTAGAGCAGATTCTGGCGATCGCCTTCTTGATTATTTTAAACCTGGGACTTAA